CGGATGTATTAACCGGAATGACCAATCGTAGAACATTTGAAGAAGTCATTCAGCAGTGGATTGATGAAGAAGTTCCGTTCTCCATTGTGGTACTGGATATTGATCGCTTCAAATCCATAAACGATACGTATGGGCATCATGCGGGGGATCAGGTTCTGAAGCATATCGCGAATATCATTAAACTGTCAGTTCGGACGCAGGATATATGTTCCCGGTTTGGCGGGGAGGAGTTTGTTGTGTTATTGCGACATACGGATTCGAAAACAGCGTATCAGATTGCCGAGCATATCCGTGTATCGGTGGAACAAAGTATATTGCCCATTGATCGTTCTGTGACGATTTCGGCAGGCATTGCCGAATATCCACTGCATTCCACAACAGCGACAGAGTTGTTCCATTTGGCGGATAATGCGTTATATCAAGCCAAGGAAGAGGGACGTAATCGGACCATTACCATTCAAACGGTCATAAAATAAGGTTTACTCATCTTTCATTTCGAAATCAAAAGAAGCTAATCCCATCGAAGAGAGGGATAGCTTCTTTTGTCTTTTGTTTAGACATCTTGTGATCTGGCCTGGACTTCATTTGTATACTGTTCTCCCCAGTCTCGCATGCTGTAAATAATCGGCTGGAGCGTTTCTCCAAACGGTGTAAGCGAATATTCCACTTTGGGTGGAACCTGAGGATAGATTTCCCTGTGAACAATTCCGCTGCTTTCCAGCTCTCTTAATTGGAGAGTTAACATCCGCTGAGTAATATCAGGGAATAACTTTCTAATCTCGTTGAATCTTAACGAGCCGGAGAATAGGTGATATAGAATCGCACCTTTCCATTTGCCTCCAATGACGCTCAGCGTGACTTCGACGGAACAGCCATAAGGCGAGGGGCACCCATCGGCCGGGTTTTTTCTCATTATAATTGCACCTCCAGTTCGTGGTGGTTATTTATAGTATCAATTTTAGTACTACAGCACATAAATGTACATATCACTCATCTATGAGCATATCACTTCTCCCTTGGATTATAAACCCCATCCCATACATCTGCATGAAGATAAAACAACAAAGAACCCCGGTTTCGTATCACGAAACACCGAGGTTCTCAGGAATGAAAGGCTTGATTAGAATAAAGTGTCCAGGGAGTAAGCTCCTGCACCCGCAAGTGCAACACCGATCAGTGATCCGAGCATAACCAGATTGTACTCGAATCCTCCGTTCAGATTCCAAAGTCCTTTACCTGCATGAACTTTTGCTATGGCAACAACCATAGGGATGATGAGCAAAATGACAGCAAAACCAGTCCACAGACCTGCTCCAAACAGGAATCCGCCGATCAACTCAATAAGGCCTCCACAGACAGCCATAACTCTTGCGGGCCTCAGACCAATCGCCCCGAAAAATTCGGTTGTTCCTGATATGCCTTCTCCACCAAACCAGCCAAACAGTTTCTTGCATGCATGACCCATCATAATGAAACCAATAACAAGTCGAATGATAAGTAATCCGGCGTCTAACATGTGCTTCTTTCCTCTTCTCTAGTTGTATAAAATGATTGGTCTTATATCATATGAATGTCAGATCAGCGACGCCAGAATGGTATCACATAACGCCATGGTTTCAATATTATCCTTACCACTGGAATGTGGATCAGATTTGTTCTGACAGCATTCCATAAAATGAGCCATCTCCCCTACAAATCCTCGTAAGTAGAGGTCGCGATAAGCCCCTGACATGGGAGAGCTCGACGGGGTGAAAACAGTATCCTGCTCCTCAAGGGATTTCCAGGGAAGGTTTTCCCCTGTACGAGATTGATGAACCGTAAGCGTGTTGATTTCATCTGCTAACGCAAATCCGTTGTCAAAGGTGACAAGTACATTTTCGCTTTCGCGTGACCATGCACTCATGCCAACAAAGTAGGCACTGCCCACCACACCATGATCAAATTTCAGGGAAATGCCCTGGTTAATATGTTCTCCGTCCTTAACCGTTGTGCCTGTGACCTGTACGGCTTCCCCGAACAGAAAACGCATCAGATCGACCATATGAATGGCAGCGAGCTTCATGAATTGTTCCTCATCCTTGCAGAATGGTGTGCTATCTACAGCAAATTTCATTTGGAAAGAACGTGCTCTCCCCAATGATCCACCATCAATCAGTTCCTTGAGTTTCATGTAGACCGGCGCATATCGTTTCATGAATCCAACCATAACAACCACACCGGCCTTTTGGGCAGCTTCAGCCACAGCAGCAGCTTCGGCAGCGTTCCATCCGAGGGGTTTATCCACGTATACATTTTTGCCAGCCCGGATGCATTCAAGGGCAAGTGCTGTCTGATCCTCTGGTTGCGCCACAACAACGACGCCGTCACAGTCTTCATTCTGCAGCATCAGCTGAGTATTGTCATAGGCTTTCCCTCTGCTCCCAAAACGAAGGAGAGCCGCCTCGGACCGTTCAATACTGCGGGTGGCGATGGCCTGAATGTCTGCTCCTGCTTCAACAGCAGATGGATATATATTCGTGGATGCATGGAATCCTGCACCGATAAAACAAAGTTTGGCTTTTCTCATACGGACCTCTCCTTTAAATTCATATCACCATTTTTAATGATTAGATTTTGTAGCTTAAATGCTTCAGCATCTGTCCGGCAATGGTGTTGTTAACGCTATGAGGAACCGGCTGTGGTCCTAGGGTGAGATGTTGGCGTTGTTGTACAAGATATAGGAGGGAGGCGGCTTGCAGGGACAAGCCTAGATCCATCGTTTCGGCAGGGTTGCCGCTGCCACCAGCCAGGTTCAGCATCTCGCCTTGAGTAAGTAGCATGAGTCGGCGTCCGTTGGTTAATGTAAATTGTTCGATATCCGCTGTCAGTTGTTCCGTATGCTCCGCCTCCTGACGGAGACTTTCCAGATCCATCTCCCAAGAAAAATGTCCGGCATTGGCGAGGATCGTTCCATCATTCATTTGATTAAAATGTTCCTTCAGAATGGCGTTAGGACGGCCAGTGACAGTAATGTACACTTGGGCAAATGCAAATGTATCCTCCAATCGTGCCACTCTGAACCCATCCAGCGCCGCTTCCAGACCGGCAATCGGATCGGTTTCAACAACGACGACCTGACTGCCCAGATTCCGCAAATATTTGGCGATGCCTCGTCCACAGGTTCCATAACCTACGATGACGAAACGACGTGTAGGCAGAATCAGGTTTGTAGTACGCATGAAACCTTCAATAATGGTCTGTCCGACACCATGTTCATTTTCCATGATTCGTTTGAGTGGACTATCATTAATAACAATGATGGGGAAAGGAATGTTCTCATCCGTCTCTTCACGCAGAAGATTGGCCCCGGTCGTTGTCTCCTCCGTACCACCAATAAGAGAGTTAGTATCATACTGTTGAATGAAGGTACGCGCCAGATCAGCTCCATTATCCATGAGGAGATGGGGTTGGTGACCAAGTACACTTTGGATATTTTGCAGGTGCTCATTGCGCCTGTCCGCACGTTGACCATATACCGTGATGCCTTCTTCTTGCAGAGCTGCTGCGACGGCGTCTTTGGTTGTACCCGGGCTGCCAGTCAATACAACGTTGGCTCCACCTGCTTGGAGTGTGCGGCATAATACAGCTGTTTTAGGTTCTACATGAATACATATACCGATGGTTAAACCAGCAAAAGGCAGCTCTTTGGCAAAATGGGATTTCAATTCCCCGAGCAGGGGCATATGCATTTCCGTCCAGTGAATGCTGCGTTTTCCTTCTTCAATACGTTCATGTGTTGTGTTCTTGATCGTCATGCAAAACTCCCCTTTTCTATGCAAGGTATAGCGTGTCCAACAGGACACTTGATCTGCTTAATGTCTACGATAGGGAGTTTGATGGGGTTAAAAAAGGACATATGTCCTATTCATTGCAGCTTGGAAAAAAGGTATTGCAAACTTATTACAGAGCATGTATACTCTTAATTACGGTAAAACAAGCAATTGCTTGACCGGAGTACTTTTCATCCATGATGAGAAGATACATATTATGCGGTCGTGGCGGAATTGGCAGACGCGCACGGTTCAGGTCCGTGTGGGCTAACCCCCGTGGAGGTTCGAGTCCTCTCGACCGCATCGAAGAAAAAAGCTCGCAAAATTGCTCTAAAGGCAATTCGCGAGCTTTTTTTGTTTTTTTATTTATTGAAAATGAATTGTTGCACACATAGGCCTGCAATCGCTCCAGCAATACCAAAGAGCGCAACACTTGCCATCACCTCATATGCCTGGAAGCGAAACAAAAAGGCGATGCCGCTGCCAAATGTCGTTCCTGCGAGAAATCCGAGAGAAATTCCTATTTCTTTGGTTAATTTCATAGGTTCACCTGCTTGGGAATGTGAGTTTGGGGTTTGCAAATTTTTAATACAGGAAGTAAAGTGTGATCAGGAAAATACTCACATTTTATTTCCTTTTTTCATTTTGTGGTTTTAACCATGTAATTATGCATGATATTTCTTAAGGGAGGTTAAAAACGGATGAATATGAACAAGCGAATTGCCGTATGGAACGAAGAAGCGCAAAATTGTACTTGTGGGCATGATCATCGGTTGGTGCAAATGCAGGTCTA
This window of the Paenibacillus marchantiae genome carries:
- a CDS encoding winged helix-turn-helix transcriptional regulator, yielding MRKNPADGCPSPYGCSVEVTLSVIGGKWKGAILYHLFSGSLRFNEIRKLFPDITQRMLTLQLRELESSGIVHREIYPQVPPKVEYSLTPFGETLQPIIYSMRDWGEQYTNEVQARSQDV
- a CDS encoding DoxX family protein: MLDAGLLIIRLVIGFIMMGHACKKLFGWFGGEGISGTTEFFGAIGLRPARVMAVCGGLIELIGGFLFGAGLWTGFAVILLIIPMVVAIAKVHAGKGLWNLNGGFEYNLVMLGSLIGVALAGAGAYSLDTLF
- a CDS encoding Gfo/Idh/MocA family protein produces the protein MRKAKLCFIGAGFHASTNIYPSAVEAGADIQAIATRSIERSEAALLRFGSRGKAYDNTQLMLQNEDCDGVVVVAQPEDQTALALECIRAGKNVYVDKPLGWNAAEAAAVAEAAQKAGVVVMVGFMKRYAPVYMKLKELIDGGSLGRARSFQMKFAVDSTPFCKDEEQFMKLAAIHMVDLMRFLFGEAVQVTGTTVKDGEHINQGISLKFDHGVVGSAYFVGMSAWSRESENVLVTFDNGFALADEINTLTVHQSRTGENLPWKSLEEQDTVFTPSSSPMSGAYRDLYLRGFVGEMAHFMECCQNKSDPHSSGKDNIETMALCDTILASLI
- a CDS encoding adenosylhomocysteinase, with the protein product MTIKNTTHERIEEGKRSIHWTEMHMPLLGELKSHFAKELPFAGLTIGICIHVEPKTAVLCRTLQAGGANVVLTGSPGTTKDAVAAALQEEGITVYGQRADRRNEHLQNIQSVLGHQPHLLMDNGADLARTFIQQYDTNSLIGGTEETTTGANLLREETDENIPFPIIVINDSPLKRIMENEHGVGQTIIEGFMRTTNLILPTRRFVIVGYGTCGRGIAKYLRNLGSQVVVVETDPIAGLEAALDGFRVARLEDTFAFAQVYITVTGRPNAILKEHFNQMNDGTILANAGHFSWEMDLESLRQEAEHTEQLTADIEQFTLTNGRRLMLLTQGEMLNLAGGSGNPAETMDLGLSLQAASLLYLVQQRQHLTLGPQPVPHSVNNTIAGQMLKHLSYKI